CTGATTATCAGTAGATTCAAGTCAAATGTTAACTGTGACTTCAACTGAACCAAACCTGTGGCTTTAATGACACTGAGACCTGCTGTGGTTCTGTTTCatctttattatatttttgtttaagcatcaaagaccaaaacaataaatgaataaagggGATGTgggtaaaagaaaaacatgagtttgtgtgttttttcatttacttgATTGTAAAATCTTCAGTGTGCTGTCCATCATCTTCAGTTTACTTTTTCTATCACTGTGATCACTTGGACTCATGTTTGCTGAGGCAGCCTTAAGCTGTTTCTgtataataaaactttatttatatgggacctttcaaaacagtcaaagttacaaagtgctgaacatcaaaaacaagaagaaacctAGAAGTCATACGTGTGTTTTATGTCAGGTCAGACACTGAGCCAGCATTCACCTCATATAGTAAACTGTGTCCACATACATCTAATGTTGCGCACACTAAATATGATATCTGAATATGCCCTCATGCCATATAGTGAAATATGTGGACTCAGTATTTGACTAGAAACTGTTGCATCTCATCACTCTGTCAGTGAAGCATATATGGTGGAATAAGGTGTGCAGATATAACACCAGCTGATATTTTGACTTTGATATTTAAATACATACTATGTAGGATCttcctctgcctgtattttcttattttctgattattttgcTGTTCAGGACACTTCTGGGtgctccctctccccctctctctctctcccccctctctctctccctctccctctccctccccctccccctccccctctccctctctccctctctctctctctccctctctctctctctctctccctctctctctctctctgtctctctctctctctggtgctgttgagccggggaggaggtgccgactttgaatgttgtgtttacacaaCTGACTAATCCTGCGTAGTATGCCTTTAAGTagagcacttgagtaaatgtacttagttactgtGTGAGAAACAGAGCTCTACATGAAGaccagcagaagaagaagaggcggCACGATGCAGAGCGCTCACTAGAGTTTATTTGAGGGgaaacagcatcacgttttcttCTGTACAATATTCAACAATCACCTCCAACAGAAGCCCTCAAACTGCCCACAGACAGTGAACGCACCACGCTGCCCAGGAGAATAATCAGGGGTTTAATTGGAATAAATCAAACAGGAATTTATTggttttcatgtgaaatatcAAACAGTAGAGTCGTCctgcagcagcaaacaaacatcacatccAGCTGAAACTTTAAACATCTGTTGACcaacatttcagtttaattcaatCTTTGCTCCTTGttttctatcagtaataataatgtagtaAGTTCATATCTGCAGCCACTCACAGTGACGTCAGATATCAACTTGATGAGTACAAAGTTTTTTATGTCTGATAGAAATGACGGACAGACCGACGAAAACTAATAAACTGGAgttacattcattcatctgtGAGGACGCTTCAACTGTTTTTACTGAACAACTGAACCATTCGAGGAGCCGACGACTGAATCCActaaaataaaaggaaacagACTTCCTGTCGGATGGTTATCAAAATAAAAGGACTGGGCTACAGACTCTTTATGGGTCATATGATGATATCCTTAAATATGCACAACAATAATTTATGAAATTCAAACTCAACTCATTATTGTgagttttttattattcatattctcAAATCAACACTTTActtccttttcatttattaaagaagtttttttttcaaaagtcagtttttaattcattttttgccAGTGAAACTCtaattcacacactgatggtgcAGCTATCAGTAgaaatttggggttcagtatcttgcccaaagacATTTCGACatggagccgggaatcgaaccgccgaccctctgattagtggacgacccgctctacctcctgaaccacagccgCCCCAGTATGTAGAAGTATATCTCGAGGCCATTGGCTGTAATCATATAAGCTGATacattgaccaatcacagatcatttctctgttctctggaACTATAATAGATCAGGTTTGCTCTTTGTTCGTTGAGACAAGctgatgcaaatctttgtgtgttctgtctccttattgtacaataataatttataatcttcaacccagcagtgttttggatattatttcatatgtgtgtttaatgtttccAGACGATTTACACaacaatatacatacatacatatatgtgaGCTCACTGTAAAGTCACTAAACCTGCCAGATGTTAGATGTTAAGTCCCTGTAGGAATATTATATCAGGAATAATATAATATTaggaatattataggaatatttCAGCATGCAAGGTTTGAACCATACAGTGAGTGAAGTAGTTGCTTTATATTGATTGTTGTTGATGACctgctttatttttgtgtaCAGTCCTGTTGAATAATAGAAGCTGTGATGAAACAGCTCAGCCGTAGGCTTGTAGAGGACAGTCACTGCAAATGTACGCAGGTCAACAGGTGGCAGAAATGCTGCTACTTTGAGCccagcagagggcagtgttGACTGTGGAATGGTTCAGTGTCAATAGTCTCATACAGTGTGGAGGAGGATGCATCATGTTTATTGATATTAGATTATAATGTCTCACAGGTTATTACCATGTTGGTGcttgttatatatgtatataatgctACCAGCTTAGATCattgttttatactttttattctCTCCACTTCAGTTGAAAGTGTGTGCTGACTGTGTGGCAGTGATAAATAAAGTGTTCAGAGCTTCAGTGGCGTCCTCTTGTGTTTCTAACTGGACATGTTGCAGTGGGACAGCATGTCTAACCACTATGAAGTGATGGTGGTGAACTCATTAAGCCACTTCAACAATAGAAGACATCATCAATAATACTGATTTAAGTCAAGCAGATCAGTTTATTCAACCCTGAAATATCACTTTACTGTCAGAATATTGTTCAAGTATTTTACTGATGTTAGATAATGTAAAGTATATTCACTAAACCTAAATATACATCATATATAAAACaccaaatataataataataataataataataataataataataataataataaacaacataacaaggtgctttacatggaaaaactaattaaaaaattaGCACTACAAACAAATAATATCATTAAATAATAgtacagaaaatgaataaaatgaaatttaagaaataataaaaataaacttattaatactcataataaaataataataaaatgccTTTTGTTTCAGCCTTTGTATTATGATTACCgaaaacaaattatttagtaaaaataaactgatgaaTTCCTAATGGAAGATGTTGAAATTATGAAAACTCTTTGAAAGTATTTAAACAACATCTGgtcaaagaaaatatttttcacatCATAGTTAgtatttatattgtttgtttgtaaagcAGGTTTACCCAAAATACACAGTCTGTGGTTTGCAGCAatgatttgtgtctgttttaaatgtattaatactAATTAAAAGATAATTGTAGTTCGTCAAGTGCAGTTGTTTCTTATGGCGGatatttttggtcataattaaaattaaagtgaaaatgcaaaaaaaaagttaatttagtTATTTCTATTTCCATTCAAGCTTTACCATTTCCCATTTTAAGTTTCAATTTGATGTTTCCCTTttcttatttccattttttgccatttttaatttcatcatttccatttaattttttctcattgtcactttacactttcaaatgaccattttacattttaaattttctttttaaggTTAATTATGCAGTtagttattattaattattattccTGGTAGTGTAATAGAAtaattatctttttaattttaactcttttaattttctgtttggacttttaattttaatttgtctacagacactctacagactctctacagacactctacagacactctacagactcttaCAGACACTTTATaaactctctacagacactctacagacactctacagactctctacagacactttacagacactctacagactcttaCAGACACTTTATaaactctctacagactctctacagacactctacagactctctacagactctctacagacactctacagactctctacagactcttacagacactctacagactctctacagacactctacagacactctacagactctctacagactcttacagacactttacagacactctacagactctctacagactcttacagacactctacaaacactctacagactctctacagactctctacagactctctacaaacactctacagacactttacaaactctctacagacactctacagactctctacagactcttacagacactctacagactctctacagacactctacagacactctacagactctctacagactctctaccgactctctacagacactctacagacactctacagactcttaCAGACACTTTATaaactctctacagactctctaccgactctctacagacactctacagacactctacagactcttaCAGACACTTTATaaactctctacagactctctacagacactctacagactctctacagacactctacaaacactctacagactctctacagactctctacagacactctacaaacactctacagactctctacagactctctacagacactctacagacactctacaaacactctacagactctctacagacactctacagacactctacagactctctacaaacactctacagactctctacagactctctacagacactctacaaacactctacagactctctacagactctctacagacactctacagacactctacagactctctacaaacactctacagactctctacagacactctacagacactctacagactctctttAGACTcttacagacactctacagacactttacaaactctctacagactcttacagactctctacagactctctcaCACCTGAACCTTTATTCTTCGTCCTGTATTCGTTCATTCACTCCTCCTCTATAACAGACTCATTAGTTTACTCTGCAGTGAAGTGAACTGAGATTTCACACACTGATCAGGTTGCTTCATCACTCACAGCTTCAGAGTTGCACAATCAATGTTcgcatctataaaatgtgacacattgcattgtgggattgttggCAGACAGTAGTGTTCATGAGGCTTCATGTAGAggatacatttacacactcagtgagttcagacactcaaataaaaaggTGGACAGTAAATAGAGTTAATTCTACAGTAAATGCGGAGGGATCTGAGACACCAGGttctccaggtttagttttGACCTCCACCATCCTCGTCTTGACAAATGGAGAGAACCATCACATTCTGTAGAGTAAGGTTTTAATATTTGGCTGATTTTTAGTCATTCACATCATTATAAATGTCAGTGTGAATTTGAACGAGGTTTTCTAATTTTAGCATCAAAATATGTAGACTGatgaagaccttaacaagaggAGTGTGATCATACATTGATCTGTGGATTTACAGTTCTGAAACTTGTACTTGAATAGGAACATAAACATGTGCATAGAATCAAAACGTAGAGGTTAAGATTtgaataaatagtaataataagtCTTGAGCCTTtgtttaaaagaactgagagttgcagcagaccttctgttcagatatgtggagcataaaaactgaatgctgaaGTTCAAGTACTGTGGAACCAGAGAACCTAATATCAGGAAATGCACTTGGAACTAAAAGTATATTTTGTgcatcctgtttgtgtttccatctCATCTGAGGAACCAGGTAGATGACTTGGTTTGTGCATTTTAACGTTAGAGATTAAAGCTGAATGCCACACGCACAAAAACAATGATCTGTTTCATCTTTGTTTAATTAAAGAATCACCACAGATCTACATCACAACAACATACATTTCAATAAGAAGACAATAATTCTGTTGACtacaaacatttgaaatgctttttttattcagtcaacatgaaaacactttaaaggtTCACAGCTGCTCACTTCTGATGTGTCAAAtctaataaaacaaatcaacattttctttcttttaatctgTAAATTCATATTAGTTCTTCATGCTTCAAAGATATTAGATGATCATAAttagtctttttatttatttccaaacagacagaaacatcttCAGGCTGAAGTtaaaattaataacaataataaactttaatcacagaaaaaatcttttctttgttttctatcattttatAGAGTAAATGATAAATACTTTTAATTAAAGTCATAAATTTTCTgctgaatataaatatgaaacagCAACATTAACAGGAAACACAGAATGATATTTGATTCTAGTTATATAATTGTATGAATTTATACACTGTGGCTGCAAATAaccattttctttattaataatGAATTGATTAGTGTGAAAGGAGCAAATCAGActtctgttacacacacacacaaacaatactaACAggagataataataataataataataataataataataacttcatACAGCAGATAGATAAAGTTTAACAGGATCAACTTTATTAAACAAAGAACACTCAGGAGGAAGGGgtttaataaatgtgtatttctcTGCTTCTATAATTACTgcatgttttaatgtaatgatgctgctgctttccTTATTTCATTCTTGTTGTTGCTCCAAATGCAGCTGTTAAGACCACGGCCACCACTTCAATTTACTGTGTTCCTGTACCtctttgtatttctgtaattctCTCTGTATTTGAGCGACTGCCTGATCATTCTTTGGACAGGTCAGTAATCCGTTCTTCGACTCGTGGAAAAGAACGTGAACATCCAACACAACGTTGTCATACACGTCAGACCATCTTGTTCCATCAGTTGAATAGTCGACATCTCGGGTGTGATGCATCAGCACCAGGATCACAGGTTTCTGACCACAGGAGCCTGAAACACCAGAGAAGAACATGAGACTTCCTGTCCAGAGGAACCTGCAGGAGAACGTTCTCCTCCTTCAAATAAAACCATGACAGGAGTGTATGTTAGTGATTCTGGCACATTAATGACTTCATTAACTTATTCTTTCCTCTcagtttattacatttaaatgactTCATGTGTCTCCTTCAAGTGTTCACTTTGTTCAGGCTCCTCACATATCAAACTGCTACAAGTAAAGATCCTTCAGTTACTGATGAAGACACAATGGAGCACAAAACaaagtgtttctgctgcttAACTAACGAGAAGAAGAATCTACATTCTTACCACAAGAGACACTTCATCTGAGAAAATATCAGTGAAAcagtctgatgatgtcatcaaaacaacaagaaaactgtTATGAAGAATCAATGTGGGAGATTTTTGTTGCTTCCTCAGacttttaaaggaatattaaTATTGAACGATCACATCATCTTTAATATTCCAAGAAGAAGCTAAAGACAAATATTCTGTTAATATTTAGTGtttaatgataaaaacacatcCATGAATCTCCCTCCATCAAAATCCATCTCCTGAGTGTCAACAGGACAAATGACATgaagtaaaaacactgaatcaaagaGCTTGAAATATTCATGTAAGGGGAACATTGAGTAATGTGACTGTGAGGAATATTAAATGAAGGGAATTAAAGTTTCTTAGCTCAGTAATTAGTTAcgttctgtttttctgtgtgagcACAAAAGCCTGAAATATTACAAATCTACATTTTAGTAAAATAGTATATTACtcataaataacacattaaagaCACAAGATGAACTAATGtagagcaaattaaattaaatccacTCGCCAGACAAATGAACTTCCTGCTTATTCTTTACGCCCACATGAAAGTGTTTTTAGAAACGTTTTTGATTCAGAACagaaactgtagtttttatgcTCAGAgtctatttttttaatctgaacagacagctgtttaaatcacacacagCTCCAGCTGTTTCTATGTTCTGAACTTATTATTGATATCTGTATTGATTGATCAGGACTCCCAGTGTGGCGGTAAACTGCCCAGTTTGACTGCAGGCAgatcaaatcaataaatacaaacactgttgaccTCTTCATGAAAACTATGTTGGTTCTGATGTCTGCTGTCAGTCGGCCTGTGAAGACAGTTTGTCCTCTGAGCTGACGGACGGCTGAACGCAGGTTGGAGTCGATGTGGATTGAACGTTAGAGGTTTGCTGGTCGTTGAACCAATCAGCTGACATTAGGCGAGAGGCGGGGTCTACCTGGACAGGTCACCAGTCAGTCACAGGgctgacacacagagacagaaaacccTTCAGGCTCACACTCTCATCGATATTTAGAGTCCAAGCACCGAAGCTGCAGGAACCctatttgattttgattttgttggCGTTATTTTTATTCCGTTTCCGCTGATAAAAGCGTTTGTGCATCTAAAACCATAAATGAAGCAAAAGCGAAATTTTATGGGAAGGTAGTAGATCATATGAATCAGCtccagattaaaaaaatgatccaTGTCAACCATAAGGGGGCGCTATAATGAAAGGCAAACATGTTTTGGGCCACAATTCGCTAAACGTACACGACATAATCAAGTACTTTACTTTTGTTTACAtgaaaaaactccacagggagCTTTAAACTGTGGTTAATTCAGAGTAATATCCTGCTTAAAAACCTTCACGTTAATTGTTCATCTAAAGCTCCTTGTggactgcagcagctcagagtgaaatttgacttttgtgttaaaacatttttgctgatctgacagatggaaacatgctaacagcAACATATCGGCCTGTTTGAGCCAAGATGacgacagaaacaaataaaagcatcagGAGAGCAAGACCCCATCAAAGCTGATCAGATGTGCTGCTGTAATGTCAGCTACAGGTTGGTGCTGCTGTGTACTGCTGAATGTCCATCTCTGTTACAGACCAGATCCATGGTTCACTCATTTCATTCCCCACCTCCCCCTGTGATGTTCATCCTGACTGAAAGAAGCTTCAGACTCAACATGAACTCTGGTTCTGAGTGTTGATCTGCAGAATCTGATCTGAACATGATGTCTGAGCTGCACAGATTTCAGTCAGAACAAGTTAGAAACAACAAGTCTTTCCTTCACCTGTAATGTCTGTCATGGCTGCCTCCACATCTGATCCAACACGAGACGTGATTGGACAGAAGACGATAACGATGTAGCTTTCCTGCAGGTCTCTGGTGGTTTCAACATTCTTCACTTTGTCCAGTAGGACTTGATGGGCTCCAAAGGTTTGACCAGTAACCTCCCAGTACACCTTCACCTTGGAACCTGAACCCCATGAActtgatgatgaagatgaaggtttCTTTGCTGAAAGATGAAGACATTGTTaatatttccacatttacaaCATGAATGAAACCAGTAAAGAGacactcacctgtctgtctggacTGTTGTGGCCTCTCCTGCTGGACTTTATTCCCTAAAGAGAAACAAAGTAGAATTCActgtctgtaaatgttttgaccttctgtcagtcagacagttaCTGTTACTGGATGAAGGTCGAGTTTGATTCCTCTGTTTCTAACGTTGATTAAATGCTGTGTGAAACACGTCTGTACTGTAAGAACTGTGAAAAGAATCAAGGACTGAATGAACAGAAATActacaaacatttaacattttatgatttctttGGAAGAACTtaatcaaactgaaaaacaaacatttgcagGTTTACTACAGATAGCAGGAACAAAATGAAGCAGGGAAACAAATCTATTTTATCTTTGTTCATCTAAATCATCTGCTtctaaacaataaataaaaacagcagcgtTATCTGGATCCACTATCATCTAGTTCTCTCTGTAACATTCACATACTCATGAATTCAGTGTGTATGTAACAGTATATTCAGAAGAGTCATGTGACTGTTTCTTCAGTGTTGaagatataaaaatgtttttaaatatatgataGATAACCTTTGTCAGATATGAGTTGTTTCTTCATAAGAGTAAAGAGATCCAGAAGACTCTGCTGCACGTCAGTTGAGGTCTTGTTGATGCAGTCGTTCATCAAACGTTCAGCAGCTACAAAATGaacagtttgtgtgttaatcacttaatattttatttgtattattgttgtattataagtatttatatacagtacaatctgtaaaaaataaaatagaatacaaataacaaacaataattGTAAATAATTGAACATACACTTATAACATTCTTCTGTCATCAAATCCCTCAGTCCCCGTAGAGCCTCCTGGAGGTCCCCTGGTTTCACTGGTTTCACTGGTTTCATGTACCTCTGAAACAGtgagcacatacacatacatgtaaacTCAGAGACAACAGCACACAGCAGAAAACTAGAACATGTTGTGACCACAAGGCTTCAGTATGTCGTGAACATGTTCATGGAGAACCTGTgaaccaagtttcattttatcatCATGTTATATTGTTACTGTAGCGCCCCCTGTGGCTGAATTACATcacatgttacacactgtgcagTGCAGCTGTATGTACAACATCCCACATTTGTTTCAATTCTGCATTGAAGAGTTATGTCAAGTTCATCAGGTCAGTTACAGACAGAAGGAGAGTGAAATCCACAAACTAATGCATACGTTTGTTCAGGATCATCTAAATATGGTACAAACCAAATTATGTGAAGACTGGAAGAAATTTGCACATCTGTGATTTTTGACTTAACATGACACGTTACATTAATacaaaactttattattatttattgcacaCTGCATACACTGTTTACACTGTGAACATGTACATTTGATTTCATTCTCTTATATTTTACCAGTGTTCGGCAAGTTACTGAAAATTAGTAATTAGTCACAGTTACTAGTTGATTCTCTCAAAGAGTAATTGAATTACTTTACCAATTACTgcatatataaaataaagtaactTTTGCgttacttttaacttttaatgtgTAACTCGTCCCACAGTCTCAGTAAAGGCTCCgttttgttttctccaaaacaccaaatcagttcagttcacaACTCAAAACAGGAAATCAAAGTTGGAAAAGCAGCTGCAGTTCAGTAacattatttacaatatataacattataactCCAGAGACAAAGCTTATGTTTTACTACGTGCCGGTTACATTCAAGAGCATTTGCTGTTCAAAGTGtgagatgacttctgtgtgGATGAATTAGAGATTCTGTGGATTCAAGTCCTGCTGTTTCAACAGCCAACATACCAGAATAACATATGTGATAACATTGACCTAGCcttggatgaaaggagagatttATTTGAGACTGGAGAATACAACATTGACTGGAAAAGTGTTCAGTCTGACAGGAAGAAAACTAAGTTTAGTAAATATATGGAGAGCAGGAATTGATCAGTACATTATGTTGTACCAAAGTCCTCAATAAACAGATGCAGCAGTGCAACTGAAACTATTATTGACCTGAAACTTTGTAATCAACCAAGTAATAAATACTCTAATGCTAAATGTGTCCTGCTGTCTTTACATTACACTATATGCATCACTGAATAAGCCAAAGACGCCTCCTCGAGTGACCTGGCTGTCCTGTGTGAGAGGGCtgcgctctgattggctgagacagCACCTTCAGTATTCACAGATGTCAGCAGAGTTCAGGACTTTGaggacatttaaacacacacattacagcgTCTTCACTGACCTGTGAGACGTTAGTTCCCTCAGAGACAGAAGACGACTCCATCACATCATCTGCAGACTGTTGGTCAACAGAACTGCTTCCCTCTGTGGAAACAGGTTCGGTGAGTtattgatttacagttttagttATAACCAACATCTCTGCTGAGTGTCTCTGACCTTCAGATGGATGAGACATGTTGTATTCTGGAGCAAAAGaagaattaaaaataagaagaagCAGAAATAGATTCTGTGTTTCTGACTCATTTAAAGTCAGCTGTTgatcaaaaacacaacaaatgtcaGTTATGAGAGAAACATAAATACTCACAATGTCATTACAGGTTTTACTTTTAACTCACGTTCACAAATGTGATACGATATGATTTGTTGAGTCCAGATTAATCAGGATGAATGGTTTGATTAAACGTGAATATAATAAATATCCAGATTTAATCTAATATTCAGATGTTTCATCTGCGTGTGGACTGATTCAGTCCTGCTGACATGAGAATAAATCCTGAAGCATCACATCAGAGTCAGACTCAGGTCCACTGAGGTATTTATCACAGTGCTGCAGCACCACCTGCAGGTGACACTTGGTATGTGCACGTGGCCTCTAAATTCATCTCACTGAATCACACCTGCATGAATTCCACTCACAGTTCATcaatatgaagaaaaacacatgaacaagtCTTCAGCTCAGTGAAATATGTGATAAATGAATCAGATGATATGTGACACACACTTTGTCTCCTGTGTACAGATTTATACACTCTGAACATCACTGGGTTAAAGTTGAATCCAGTTTGGATcaatacagcagcaacaacatcagGTTAACTTTATCAATCTGTTACTGTGagccagtgttacacacaacaagctttaactaaaaactgtcacagatTGATTGTTTCTACAAAACGATTCAAAAGagacacaagttattaacaatcaataacaaactgtgacatgtcagtttaaacagagtagattataacaagctttagtttgtgtaaataataaaaataacagtaaaactgGCTCAGAACAACATTAACTCAGTATTGTATCGACTCAGACTGGGTCAAACTCTAACAGTGATGTTTAGAGTGTGATAAAAGATTCACAGTATGTCCATAtgatcaataaaataaagtttcctGTTAATGACGAAACAAACGTTTGAATAATCTCAAAACTAAAATCCTAAAAGTTAAAGAAGCTGTAAAACAGCTCGTCATGTGACGTCATTAACATAAAACCTTCATTAACCACAGAGAGCATGtagtgctaacatgctaacatgctaacatcatgcagcacatgaaataaataaattgaggAGAGAAATCTTTACCTGCAGCTTTCTGTCACTCTGCTGGTCTTCTTCTTATGCAGCAGCAAAGTGGAGACAAACACGAGTCGTATAAACGTTCCTCCTCCTTTtatcatcagtttttttttccactttcagaaACCATGTGACTTATAGGAAACCCACCAGCTTCTCTGAAACCATCAGTGtgactttcactttcactgtgtgtgtgtgtgtgtgtgtgtgtgtgtgtgtgtgtgtgtgtgtgtgtgcgtgtgtgtgtgtgtgtgtgtgtgttgatgctgGCTGCTGTATTTATGTTGATCGTGACTCATGAAACAGTGGA
This genomic interval from Thunnus thynnus chromosome 11, fThuThy2.1, whole genome shotgun sequence contains the following:
- the LOC137192211 gene encoding uncharacterized protein isoform X2, which codes for MESSSVSEGTNVSQRYMKPVKPVKPGDLQEALRGLRDLMTEECYKSAERLMNDCINKTSTDVQQSLLDLFTLMKKQLISDKGNKVQQERPQQSRQTAKKPSSSSSSSWGSGSKVKVYWEVTGQTFGAHQVLLDKVKNVETTRDLQESYIVIVFCPITSRVGSDVEAAMTDITGSCGQKPVILVLMHHTRDVDYSTDGTRWSDVYDNVVLDVHVLFHESKNGLLTCPKNDQAVAQIQRELQKYKEVQEHSKLKWWPWS
- the LOC137192211 gene encoding uncharacterized protein isoform X1, translating into MSHPSEEGSSSVDQQSADDVMESSSVSEGTNVSQRYMKPVKPVKPGDLQEALRGLRDLMTEECYKSAERLMNDCINKTSTDVQQSLLDLFTLMKKQLISDKGNKVQQERPQQSRQTAKKPSSSSSSSWGSGSKVKVYWEVTGQTFGAHQVLLDKVKNVETTRDLQESYIVIVFCPITSRVGSDVEAAMTDITGSCGQKPVILVLMHHTRDVDYSTDGTRWSDVYDNVVLDVHVLFHESKNGLLTCPKNDQAVAQIQRELQKYKEVQEHSKLKWWPWS